CTCCCCCTCCTGCAGTCACTGCCAAACCGAAACCAACAACCACCACCACAAATCCAGCACCAAAGCCGGCCACAAAGCAAAACGCTCCGAAGCCCAACACCTTTATGCCGCCGCCGCCCCCGCCGGTCATCGTGGCACCCCGTGGTGGACTTAATCCGATGCCTCCGGCGATGATCATGCCCCAACGGGTGAACAGCACCCTGGAGCAGCGTTATCGCGAGGCGATCAAAGCCCAACAAGAATGGCTACGACGCCTCCAGGGTCGATAGCCTTCCAGGCCTAAAGGCCCGAACGTTTCGTAGATATGCCAGGCAAACGGATCAGCCTCGAATTACCTGAACATCTCGTTGACCGGCTCGATCAGCTGCGCAGGGAATGGCATGCCCGTTCAAGGGGGGCTTGCCTGGAACGTCTGCTTGAAGAGATCTTCGAAGCCGAAACAGAGTTTTCGTCCGCTGAGTCTCCGGACGATGCTGACTTCACTGCAAACAATGTCAGCAGCTCGGATGGCACTGATCCTGTCTACGACGAGGACAGGGCCATTGTGCTGGTTGGGTCCCGGCTTCAAAGATCCACAGTGGAGCTTGATGAGCCCATCAACTCGGCTCCACCCCCGCCTCGACGAGCTCCGGGATCCAACGGGGGTGGAATCGATCTTCCAGGCTTTGTCAGAAATCGCACAGCCGCAATTCGAACCAGCTTGGAAGTCACGGATCGGCCCGTCGACGCACCAGTGGTGCCAACAATCAGCGAAAGCCAACTGCAGGCATGGTCTGATACAGCGCTGCAACACTGGATGAACCTTTACGGCTCATCTCCTGGCGAGACAGTGATGGAAGCGGTCATGCTCTGGATGGCCAGGGATATCTGGCCGCAGATTGATGGAAGCGAGGGGCGGACGTTCACCTGGTCTCAGGTGAAAAATGCAATGGATCAGATCTGTGGCAACTGGCCTGTGCAGTCCCCACGATTTGAGCAGGTGATCGTCGCAGCAGCGGTGTTGGAAGACCCGTTTGCCACAGCAACGGTCAATGATCGGATTCCAACGTTGATTCGTCGGTTTGTGAACCGATTCAAACGCAGCCGAAAAGTCACGTCCTTCGAAACCCTTGAATCCACGATGACGCTGCATGGAGCATTGCGGCAACTTGAGCTGCCAACCCAAGCAGGGCAATCGTTGACCTTGCGCACGATTCGTGATGCTTATAA
The sequence above is a segment of the Synechococcus sp. PROS-7-1 genome. Coding sequences within it:
- a CDS encoding molecular chaperone DnaJ is translated as MPGKRISLELPEHLVDRLDQLRREWHARSRGACLERLLEEIFEAETEFSSAESPDDADFTANNVSSSDGTDPVYDEDRAIVLVGSRLQRSTVELDEPINSAPPPPRRAPGSNGGGIDLPGFVRNRTAAIRTSLEVTDRPVDAPVVPTISESQLQAWSDTALQHWMNLYGSSPGETVMEAVMLWMARDIWPQIDGSEGRTFTWSQVKNAMDQICGNWPVQSPRFEQVIVAAAVLEDPFATATVNDRIPTLIRRFVNRFKRSRKVTSFETLESTMTLHGALRQLELPTQAGQSLTLRTIRDAYKRKAVEVHPDSGGSTEAMRRLNEAYQMLKELYRQKESG